In Gigantopelta aegis isolate Gae_Host chromosome 6, Gae_host_genome, whole genome shotgun sequence, the following are encoded in one genomic region:
- the LOC121373946 gene encoding uncharacterized protein LOC121373946, whose amino-acid sequence METIFQDKDCDNFGKGQSVIIHKDNGNQLVDFMVDVTVHWIVDTSSVPPEMLNVQEVVVCKNDEAPKGDKYFLASVDCDVDGGDGEYVPGKELPVAETLSQNPVHEGITSDHELENDVSIHIDAVIIAAPISSNKLKKIQQSTVCDLELQTVMGYVRMARLCEGGKTIARPSYHKRGELSCYSDLLTNGQCIVIPTSVRKYVLDTIHAGHQGVTKCVERANISVCWPEITAEIKKLIAACTDCQINQTSQRKEPLITTTLPEKPWERVDYYSRYIEILHLTTTDTKSVILKLKSTFARFGIPEQIISDNRPQFSSEEFIDFIHMDPGY is encoded by the exons ATGGAAACCATTTTCCAAGACAAGGATTGCGATAATTTCGGAAAAGGTCAGTCAGTAATCATCCACAAAGATAACGGCAACCAGTTGGTCGATTTTATGGTAGATGTGACCGTACACTGGATAGTAGACACCAGCAGTGTCCCACCCGAGATGCTGAATGTCCAAGAAGTTGTAGTATGCAAGAATGACGAAGCTCCAAAGGGAGACAAATATTTTCTTGCATCTGTCGATTGTGATGTAGATGGTGGAGATG GTGAATATGTGCCAGGAAAAGAACTTCCTGTGGCTGAAACACTTTCGCAGAATCCAGTTCATGAAGGAATCACAAGTGATCATGAATTGGAAAATGATGTTTCAATTCACATTGATGCAGTGATCATTGCTGCACCAATATCCAGtaataaactgaaaaaaattcaacaaagtACAGTTTGTGATCTAGAACTTCAAACAGTAATGGGATATGTCCGGATGGCCAGATTATGTGAAGGAGGTAAAACAATAGCCCGTCCTTCCTATCACAAACGAGGAGAACTCAGCTGCTACAGTGATTTACTGACTAACGGTCAATGCATAGTCATTCCAACTTCAGTGAGGAAGTACGTACTAGATACAATCCATGCTGGACATCAAGGTGTCACAAAATGTGTAGAAAGGGCCAACATCAGTGTTTGTTGGCCAGAAATAACAGCTGAAATTAAGAAGTTAATTGCAGCTTGTACTGACTGTCAAATCAACCAGACATCTCAGCGCAAAGAACCACTGATTACAACTACATTGCCCGAAAAGCCATGGGAGCGTGTGGACTATTATTCCAGATACATTGAAATTCTTCATTTGACAACTACTGATACCAAAAGTGTAATCCTAAAGCTAAAAAGTACATTTGCAAGATTTGGAATACCAGAACAAATAATATCAGACAACAGACCACAGTTCAGTAGCGAAGAATTCATAGATTTCATTCACATGGATCCTGGATATTGA